The nucleotide window tcaatataagtgatatgatatggccatcatcatcttgtgcttgtgatctccatctccgaagcaccgtcatgatcaccatcgtcactggcgcgacaccttgatctccatcgtagcatcgttgtcatctcgccaatcttatgcttctacgactatcgctaccgcttagtgataaagtaaagcattacagggcgattgcattgcatacaataaagcgacaaccatatggctcctgccagttgccgataacttggttacaaaacatgatcatctcatacaataaaatttagcatcatgccttgaccatatcacatcacaacatgccctgcaaaaacaagttagacgtcctctactttgtttgttgcaagttttacgtggctgctacgggcttaagcaagaaccaatcttacctacgcatcaaaaccacaacgatagtttgtcaagttggtgctgttttaaccttcgcaaggaccgggcgtagccacactcggttcaactaaagttggagaaactgacacccgccagccacctgtgtgcaaagcacggcggtagaaccagtctcacgtaagcgtacgcgtaatgtcggtccgggccgcttcatccaacaatactgccgaaccaaagtatgacatgctggtaagcagtatgacttatatcgcccacaactcacttgtgttctactcgtgcatataacatcaaaccataaaacctaggctcggatgccactgttggggaacgtagtaatttcaaaaaatttcctacgcacacgcaagatcatggtgatgcatagcaacgagaggggagagtgttgtctatgtaccctcatagactgaagcagaagcgttgacgcaacgtagaggaagtagtcatacgtcttcccggtcaaaccgatccaagcaccgttactccggcacctccgagttcttggcacacgttcagctcgatgacgctccccgggctccgatccagcaaagcttcggggaggagttctgttagcatgacggcatggtgacgatcttgatgttcaaccgtcgcagggcttcgcctaagcaccgctacaatatgaccaaggtggaatatggtggaggggggcaccgcacacggctaaggaacgatcacgaagatcaacttgtgtgttctagggtgccccctgcccccgtatataaaggagccaaggggagggggcggccggccaaggagggcgcgccaagggggagtcctactcccaccgggagtaggactcccttctttcctagttggataaggagaagtgggaaagaggaggaagagggaaaggaaagggggggggggcgccgcccccctctccttgtcctattcggactagggaggggagggcgcgcggccacctcttgcatcctttcctcttctcccttagggcccatgtaggcccaataaccccccccccgggggggggggggggggttccggtaaccccccggtactccggtaaaatcccgatttcacccggaacgattccgatatccaaatataggcttccaatatatcaatctttatgtctcgaccatttcgagactcctcgtcatgtccatgatcacatccgggactccgaacaaccttcggtacatcaaaatacataaactcataatgaaactgtcatcgtaatgttaagcgtgcggaccctatggttcgagaacaatgtagacatgaccgagacacatctccggtcaataaccaatagcggaacctggatgctcatattggttcctacatattctacgaagatctttatcggtcagaccgcataacaacatacgttgttcccctttgtcatcggtatgttacttgcccgagattcgatcgtcggtatctcaatacctagttcaatctcattaccggcaagtctctttactcgttccgtaatacgtcatctcacaactaactcattagttgcaatgcttgcaaggcttatgtgatgtgcattaccgagagggcccagagatacctctccgacaatcggagtgacaaatcctaatctcaaaatacgccaacccaacatgtacctttggagacacctgtagagcacctttataatcacccagttacgttgtgacgtttggtagaacacaaagtgttcctccggcaaacgggagttgcataatctcatagtcataggaacatgtataagtcatgaagaaagcaatagcaacatactaaacgatcgagtgctaagctaatggaatgggtcatgtcaatcagatcattcacctaatgatgtgatcccgttaatcaaataacaactctttatccatggttaggaaacataaccatctttgattaacaagctagtcaagtagaggcatactagtgacactctgtttgtctatgtatacacacatgtgttatgtttccggttaatacaattctagcatgaataataaacatttatcatgaaataaggaaataaataataactttattattgcctctagggcatatttccttcagcgtAAACACGAACaccggcgtactttacccaggttcggggctctcctaggagataacacccctagtcctgctctgcggggtctccgcatgatcactaaggcaaagtgagtacaagagcgctcctcgagctgtatgctggaagtaggagaaggcagggctagctctctccttcctctatGATCTGGTCTAGGTCTAATTGgtcggaaccctttgcatgggtgcccttgggggggggggttacataggcctaccccccaggggtacaatggtaaaccatctgggcgcagggcccagccgtcagtctcttcgCCTGCTGGCTTTCCTGCTGACtggtggggcccgccgactggtgggccccgccgactggtctggtacagAGCCGACATGCCATACCCGtcgcttgcgggtcttgccggctgctgattactgtagccgtgcttctaatgacgcaggcttggtcatggggtcgtggctacagccccgccgcctggcgggtgatcactgtagccactccctgtctcgtctggttaatggcgcgggGGACCTGtgggaggggcaggccgactcccgggggccggctccctacgggtccgactggtggcgctcttgccgtcttctggactctcgcTGACTAGTAGGGCCCAGGACCCGTGGACCGTACTGTCaggccgtcgtgggtgcaggactccgcccactgttgctgatgtcagggatggcatggcaacaATGCCGCGCCAGACGGAGATCTCCGTTGGTACAACGCACTGTAGTCTAGCCATCCCCtgaaaaggggagggagtgggcttcactgttgccactccccgtcccatccccccaaatgagggcatgggctttgttggtgccgtgggccgactccccgtggccggcttctctggaagccgcCAGGCGGGAGTCGGCCGGTCTTGACCTCGCCTCCAGGACTCAGCCGCATGCGGGCAGTCGACTGTTCCTTCAGCCGGCCtccagaaggcggctcttcatctggagtcttgaggggcgcagtcagccccgatgtcttgaaaagGGTTCTGGGCcccgggttagcctacccgtggcccattactccgacaaatTGTCTCATGTTTGTTTGCTCACTGAGCGTGAAATAGGGGGCCTGATCCCATATACGGTAATTCAGTTTCTTTTTCTAGAAAATATAGCGTGAGTGCTATGTATCGCCTGGACCGGCCAAAAAGGGATGGCTATGTTTGTTTGTAAGGAAGCCTGTGGTATTGGCAGGGTTGGAATTGGTAGTCGTATGGACGACATCACTATTGGCCAAGCTGCACGTGGAACGAATATGCCGGATTGATACTTGCTTCCTGCGCGAGCAGTTAAAGATGGAGGCCACTCCATATCAACAATCCCATTAGCCCCTCCATCATGGTTGAGAAGCTCATGGTGCACGGCGAGGGCGGGCTGTCCTCCTCTGACGATGACCCGAAGTCGACGTCAAGAAGGTTTCGACCGCGACCGCGCCCGGATATGAATCGCCATTGCCAGCAACGTCAACCTTGTCGTCGCCACCATTCGCCATAGCTTTGCGCGTAGAAGAAAGAAAGGGGAAAACGAGGGAGTGAAACTGAAATAAGGAAGGAGTGAGCTTAACGAGACAGGGGGTAACTGTTGTCTGCCCGTGGCCGTTTGTCCGCGCTACGTGGCTCTGACAGGTGGGCTAGGATTGTCAGTTTTCCTGTTTGTCGCGGCTCACAGTTGGTTTAGTGCGTTGTGTTATCCACTTGCCACAGGAAGTGGTGGTCTTTTGTGGGTTTTCGCCAAATCGATGGTTTTGAAGTACCATAGACACAAGTGTGGTGGTTTTCGGCAATTTACTCTTAAAAAAGTGACCACACAATAGTGTGCATACCGTAGCTTCCTAGGAGCGGATTTGGGAAGCTTCTACGGACCGGTTTTAGAAGATTCCATATGGCATTTCTTCCTTCTTCGGTGTATTTTCATCGTCTTATTTTTTCTTCTTATCTTCAAATAAATGCCGActtgtatacacattgaacatttttttaGATGCACATGAAATCTTTGGAATACATGTTGAACATTTGCCAAATGTACACTGAACATTTTTAGATACATGTTGGACATTTTTCAGATACACATGGAACAATTTTTTTGaatacatgttgaacattttATCAATGCACACTGAACATTTTCAGATACAAGGTGAGCATTTTCTTCAAAATGTTTGAACGGTTTCAATAATACCATGGACATTATTAAAAAGAACATGCAAAATAAGTGTTATGATTGTTTTACGTGATACAGAGGCTCATAACTTAGTTCGATGTATTCTGAACAAGGAAAAACACTTAAAGTCGATGTTATGTTTCTCTCTCATTTATAAATTTCGTGTGGCACATGCATCAACACTTGATGGTCTTTGTATGTCTATAAACATTATGAACTTACCAATCAGCATTTATACATTACGTGTGGCAGATGCATCAACACTTGATGACCTTTCTATGTCTATAAACATTACGAACTTACGAAGGCAGCGAGTTCTAAAGCAAACTTAACACACTCTAGATGTGTATTTTTATATGAATTTCCTTTAATACTATGCTCCCTCGCAACAAAGCCTAATGGTGAATCTGGGTGTGTGATGCGTAGAGGGGCCCACatgtatgtgtctgcattgttGGTTTTGCCTCTTGGGTTCATCCACAGGTGCTCGTGGTGGCTGGGTGGGCATTGTTGTATACGCGGACGTGCTTATCGCTGCATATGATGATGTTTGCTAAAACGTGCACAACAGCCGCAGCGTTAATGCATGGCATCCAAGCCAATAAAATGATAACCAAGCCAACACAAATAGAGTCCAAAATTAACCAACCTACCATAATATTAAAAAAAAAGACAAACACACCTAACAGAAAAACCGCACAATAAGGCGCGCATAACACTCCAGTATAGGTACTAGCCGTCGTTATTATCATAGGAGTCATAGTTTGGAGGCAAGTGACCCTCATTGCCAGAGGTTGAGATCCTCTGCGGTACTGTATGGTGCTATAGTGCAGATGACATTTGGGGCTGGGTCCACACGGCAGTGACCGTACTGCATGGTGGACTATTACAGAGGATCCTAACCCCATTACCAGATTAGTATATAGGTTACTGAAGCTACGAGTCGTCGTCGGCCACGAAAGTCTGGTTGTAAGATGCCGAGGCCATCTCATGAACTACAAGCTTCTCGACGGTGATGGAGGAGCCTGTGGCGTTGTTGAAAAGGTATACCCCCGCTGCCATGTGGACGGCTTCCATTGGGTACACCCGCGACGTGGCCGTCAACCTCCCACCCATCGCGAAGCTCTCCACAATCGAATGGTCCACGAGCACCCTCACAGATAGAGCCTCGCCATCGAGCACTGGCACCGTGCTGCCCACCACTCTCTTCATGACATCATTCGCCCGAGACGACAACAATTCGTCATGGCAGAAGTGGGTTCGGAGTGCCCCGTCAAGGCCCCTCGATACATAGAAGTAAACCGCGAGTTGTTCGCTGCCACCATTACCAGTAGCGTGGATGAGGAGGCCGAAGGGACCAAGTGCGCCCATGGTTGAGGCTCCACCGCTGGTGCTGCAGTTGTAGTTGATGTCAGCCTCGTTGATGATGGCAATAGCGGAAGCGTCCAGGCGAAAGGAGGCCTCGATGTCAAGCTGAGTGGCTTGGCGGAGGCGGAGAGGGATGATGGATCCAGTGTGGATAGTGATGACGCCAAAGTCGGCGCTGTTGAAGCGGAGGGCCTCGATCTCCTCTACCGGCCATTGGAGGAGGTTCGTCCGGGTCTTCTCATCCAACACTACCGTCCTCGGAATCGTCTACACACATGTAAGATAGGCAAGTCCTCTGATTATGAATGCACATTGATACCAAGAACTTAAAAATGATAAAAATGATTGGTAATAAATGGTCTTGCAATCTCCATTGATTTCCATTAAGAAAAGTGACCACACAAACAAAATAGGAATGAATGAACAATATTCTGATTTTGTGTGCTTAGCTTGTTCTAAAAAAAAGAGAGCAAACCTCCGACCTATGCATAGGTTGATGCACACGACCATTGGTGTGTTTAGTTCGGACAGGACAAATTAAGCTAACCCGTGCCTCAATCACAACGGCCACCATATTTATGCCGGGCACTTTTGGCATTGCTATGCATTATGTTAATCTAGCTTTCAAAATTTTAATTCTTCTTCTGGTTACTTAAACCGACTTTCTCTGTTTTCGAACCTATTTTCCTACAACACATTATAAAAAGTTCAGTACATGACAATTTGAGCCATAGGCAGATGGTTCCACATTTACTTGGCATGCACGTGTATAACACATTATAAAAAGTaatgtcaaaaacgttcttaattatattatggatcagagggagtatatgttTAGAAACTTTGTTCGAATATAAATTAAATGATGTGCTTTCGATGAAATATAACTCAAGCTTCCTTAGCCGAACAAACATGGAGGGAGTACGAGCATGCCTAATGAAGAAATGAAACTAATGGTTGATGGTAAACGCAAGGTAAAATGGAATTATATCGATGCATGTTAATGGTACCTGGACCGAAGCCCATCCCTTGGCAACGTTGGCACTCAAGGAGTCGGTCTCGCCGACATAAGCCCACATCACGCGCCGCCGTTTCACCGGGTCGTAGAAAGACGTGGCAGCGAAAAACTTTCCCCAGTCATACCTCAGCCCGATCCCGACGTCCAGCTCTGGGTCCAACGGCGTCCACGTGTTGGTCGCCGCATTATATCTCCCGAGCGCGTAGTAGTCATGTCGTTCGTCGTCCATGCTCGCCTTCAACACGTACAACGCCTCCTCGGAGGAATTGTTGCTGCCGCCGACCGGGTAGAAGTCGACGCACTCCCACATGCCGGTGCCCTCGACGCGGTGGAGCACCTCGGGGATGAGCTCGTACCTGATGAAGTCTTTGGTCTTGTACATCAAGGCGATGCCGGCGTGGCCGTTGTTGTCCTTGGAGCCGATGAGGGTGCGCCATGTCAGGTCAGACCGGTCAAACCAGGCGGTGGTGGGGTCGCGGAAGTCCTGGAGGCCGATGCCGGGGGGCGGGAGGATGACAGGGTTGGCGGGATGCTTGGTCCAGTTGACAAGGAGGGGATCATCCGGGTCGGCGGGAAGGGCGAGGCACTGGACCTGAGCAGAGGTGTCGGTTTTGCCTGTGTAGAGCACGATGACGGTGCCGTTGGGGAGTATGGTGGCGGAGCCGGTGAGAACGCCGTGGATGTCGTACCACTGGTCGGGCACCATGGCGAGAGGGAGGTGGCGCCAGTGGACCAGGTCCCGCGACACGGCGTGGCCCCACGTGATGTTGCCCCAGACGACGCCGGTGGGGTTGTACTGGTAGAAGAAGTGGTACCGTCCACGATAGTACATGGGAGCTGCATGTTGTGTTTCAGTTAGAATTTTTTTTTGAGGAGGTGTTTCAGTTAATTAAGTACATAGAGACGGACAGACCGCTGGGCAGCGAGCTAGTGCCGGACGTACTCACCGTTTGGAtctgcatgcatgcgtgcgtgcgtgtCGCCATGGTACGTAGCCATGTCAGTCATCAACACGGAAAAAGCGGTCAGTTTCTTTCTTTCTCCGTGCATGGAACAAGGCGGTCGTGCCGGAGAAAGAAGATATACTAGAATCTCCAAATTCAACAATTCGAATGAGATAATGACAATGAATTCCGTAACATACCGTTCATGTAGTTCTTCTCCGGCTGGAAATGGAACCCGGTTCGCTGCCACTGCAGCATCTCGTTGCTCCACGGGAACCCGTCGGCATCGGCGCCGGCAGCGACTATGATGTTCTGGTCCGCTCGTGCCTGCCCGCGCGTCTCCTCGGACAACACGCTGGCCCTTGGGAGGAGCGCGTGGGTGAGGAAGAGCGCCACCATGGCCACGGCGCCCAGCACGACGGTGCACTCGCGCcacctccgccgcccgccgctcTGCTGGTACGG belongs to Triticum urartu cultivar G1812 chromosome 7, Tu2.1, whole genome shotgun sequence and includes:
- the LOC125521979 gene encoding sucrose:sucrose 1-fructosyltransferase-like: MAPRDRKTSRSKDFLLSSGTAAVPVKSRSAVPDTPPVLFAYGALPYQQSGGRRRWRECTVVLGAVAMVALFLTHALLPRASVLSEETRGQARADQNIIVAAGADADGFPWSNEMLQWQRTGFHFQPEKNYMNDPNAPMYYRGRYHFFYQYNPTGVVWGNITWGHAVSRDLVHWRHLPLAMVPDQWYDIHGVLTGSATILPNGTVIVLYTGKTDTSAQVQCLALPADPDDPLLVNWTKHPANPVILPPPGIGLQDFRDPTTAWFDRSDLTWRTLIGSKDNNGHAGIALMYKTKDFIRYELIPEVLHRVEGTGMWECVDFYPVGGSNNSSEEALYVLKASMDDERHDYYALGRYNAATNTWTPLDPELDVGIGLRYDWGKFFAATSFYDPVKRRRVMWAYVGETDSLSANVAKGWASVQTIPRTVVLDEKTRTNLLQWPVEEIEALRFNSADFGVITIHTGSIIPLRLRQATQLDIEASFRLDASAIAIINEADINYNCSTSGGASTMGALGPFGLLIHATGNGGSEQLAVYFYVSRGLDGALRTHFCHDELLSSRANDVMKRVVGSTVPVLDGEALSVRVLVDHSIVESFAMGGRLTATSRVYPMEAVHMAAGVYLFNNATGSSITVEKLVVHEMASASYNQTFVADDDS